Proteins from one Ipomoea triloba cultivar NCNSP0323 chromosome 1, ASM357664v1 genomic window:
- the LOC115999422 gene encoding uncharacterized protein LOC115999422 yields MRSIVLENALALNDEEAIHKICDRLKMEFINLPRRGSGSLVQTCTRASKYGMKSVVESLLQASENTLLELASERFGTYVIQVALILTRTHDVELYELLAASLKPLNFALSLTKYGTQVNLMMEAL; encoded by the exons ATGAG GTCCATTGTTTTGGAGAATGCTCTGGCACTTAATGACGAAGAAGCTATACACAAAATATGTGATCGCCTCAAGATGGAGTTCATAAACCTGCCTAGGAGAGGGAGTGGTAGTCTTGTTCAGACATGCACACGGGCATCAAAATATGGAATGAAATCTGTTGTTGAGAGCCTTCTGCAGGCCAGTGAAAATACACTTCTGGAACTTGCCAGTGAGAGATTTGGAACCTATGTAATCCAAGTAGCACTTATACTAACAAGG ACTCATGACGTCGAGCTTTATGAATTGCTTGCCGCATCCCTTAAGCCACTTAACTTTGCTCTTTCTTTAACCAAATATGGGACACAAGTAAATCTTATGATGGAAGCGTTGTGA
- the LOC116016500 gene encoding kinesin-like protein KIN-14Q, whose amino-acid sequence MEDLYRHSWQDPLLLTDVSSQQQQQFSSYTSCTAPTFPDLLDSPMQDEIPEDIYTDPIVESMMEGPYPTSPDVTTSLVLGREILEFSLTSPDLMTCAESPEIPKQSYGESPEIFKGSSIEVSLENGIKGSEIKDSNDTPASAKFSTFLSLSKDEFELPPPPVMEEFSPVHLRSMVTINVGSTDCINFQGDTQFSKDKFFTGGDTIRTDAIVGDGGASGLYQSARFGNFLYNFEIMDAGCYLVDLHFAEIVLTNGPPGMRVFDVYIQEQKVISSLDIYACVGANKPLVISDLEAHVNGEEGLCIRFEGIIGLPIVSGISVRKKSGSEEVELHEISGCLQLPQSKSWKAIDHGEEDGDAQRVKLENNCLEKELEDTKRQLEELKRLNEQKSRECQEACKSLEDLQNELMRKSMHVGSLAFAIEGQVKEKTKWFSSLRDLTRKMKIMKMDQIKLSEEALSFKQCIADMTDMGSLIQSKLKQHVELHEDLKNKFIKGAKEKRELYNKVLELKGNIRVFCRCRPLNVEEIAMGASMAIDFEAAKEGELTVKSNGLSKKTFKFDAVFSPQAEQVEVFEDTAPFAASVLDGYNVCIFAYGQTGTGKTFTMEGTKEARGVNYRTLEELFRIIEERNNTFQYEISVSVMEVYNEQIRDLLVSEAQTGVTTTKRLEIKQVGEGVHHVPGLVEAQVNNMNEVWEVLQTGSNSRAVGSTNANEHSSRSHCIHCVMVKGENLLNGECTRSKLWLIDLAGSERIAKTEVQGERLKETQNINRSLSALGDVISALANKSPHIPFRNSKLTHLLQDSLGGDSKTLMFVQISPNENDVSETLCSLNFASRVRGIELGPAKKQLDNTELLKYKQMVEKNKQEMKTKDFQVKKMEDTVHGLEMKMKEKDLKVKSLQDKIKEMESQLLVERKLARQQVDSRIAEQLQQQQHLRQQHEDQNSSRPPFATKTTLAPKTSYDENKSQINLPKPLSENNNYKLSVDPLLKQNDLAEKEDKENNPGIEQLLMPKRAWRASLCPTVHKLPATSAPRRNSLIPLPSVTGAAKLPLPFLPLAPIQANEEDDVGNAKGKCLPEPVPGDSPTDQKIESKKLHSALRRSIQKRIQMKSPMQHIRRGGGLNLGTEKVRISIGSRRVAHRVLLGNARRGVTKEGGLQKQSQREKERGWNIGTATRGAVL is encoded by the exons aTGGAAGATCTTTATCGTCATTCTTGGCAAGACCCTCTTCTTCTCACTGATGTTTCTTCTCAACAACAGCAACAATTCAGCTCATACACTTCTT GCACTGCTCCCACATTTCCTGATTTACTAGATTCCCCAATGCAAG ACGAGATCCCAGAGGATATTTATACTGACCCAATTGTGGAAAGCATGATGGAAG GCCCTTATCCCACATCTCCTGATGTAACAACTTCACTAGTGCTTG GTAGGGAGATTTTGGAATTTTCATTAACATCTCCTGATTTGATGACCTGTGCTGAGTCACCGGAAATTCCTAAACAAAGCTATGGAGAATCACCTGAAATTTTCAAGGGTAGCTCAATTGAAGTGTCTTTAGAGAATGGGATAAAGGGGTCTGAAATTAAGGACTCTAATGATACCCCTGCGTCTGCAAAGTTCTCAACCTTCCTTTCTCTATCAAAAGATGAATTTGAGCTTCCACCACCACCAGTGATGGAAGAGTTTTCACCAGTCCACTTGAGGTCTATGGTTACCATTAATGTTGGATCAACAGATTGTATCAACTTCCAAGGGGACACACAGTTTTCAAAGGACAAGTTTTTTACTGGAGGTGATACTATTAGGACTGACGCTATAGTTGGAGATGGAGGTGCCAGTGGTCTGTACCAGTCTGCTCGGTttggaaattttttatataactttGAGATCATGGATGCTGGATGTTACTTGGTTGATCTGCACTTTGCAGAGATTGTGTTAACCAATGGTCCTCCAGGAATGAGAGTATTTGATGTTTACATACAGGAACAGAAG GTTATCTCCTCCTTGGATATTTATGCCTGTGTTGGTGCAAATAAACCCCTTGTGATATCTGATCTCGAGGCTCATGTTAATGGTGAAGAGGGATTATGTATAAGATTTGAGGGAATAATAGGACTCCCTATTGTTAGTGGTATTTCTGTAAGGAAGAAGTCTG GTTCGGAAGAGGTCGAATTACATGAAATATCAGGATGTTTACAATTGCCACAAAGCAAGTCTTGGAAG GCCATTGATCATGGCGAGGAAGATGGAGATGCTCAAAGGGTTAAGTTGGAGAATAATTGTCTAGAGAAGGAACTGGAGGACACAAAGAGGCAGCTGGAGGAACTTAAAAGGCTTAATGAACAAAAAAGTAGAGAATGCCAAGAAGCATGCAAGTCCTTAGAGGATCTTCAAAATGAGCTCATGCGCAAGTCAATGCATGTTGGATCATTAG CTTTTGCAATTGAGGgacaagtaaaagaaaaaaccaAATGGTTTTCCTCATTGAGAGACCTGACAAGAAAAATGAAG ATTATGAAGATGGATCAAATTAAGCTCTCAGAAGAGGCTTTGTCATTTAAGCAATGCATAGCCGATATGACTGATATGGGCTCTCTCATCCAAtcaaaat TGAAGCAACATGTGGAATTGCATGAAGATCTTAAGAACAAATTTATTAAAGGTGCCAAGGAAAAAAGGGAGCTTTATAACAAGGTTTTGGAGTTGAAAG GAAACATTAGGGTTTTCTGTCGCTGTAGGCCTTTGAATGTAGAAGAGATTGCTATGGGAGCTTCAATGGCAATTGATTTTGAAGCCGCCAAGGAGGGGGAACTAACTGTAAAATCAAATGGGCTATCTAAGAAAACATTTAAATTTGATGCTGTTTTCAGTCCTCAAGCAGAACAAG TTGAAGTATTTGAAGATACAGCCCCATTTGCAGCATCTGTTTTGGATGGATACAATGTTTGCATATTTGCATATGGTCAGACCGGTACTGGGAAGACTTTCACAATGGAAGGCACAAAAGAAGCTCGTGGGGTCAATTACCGAACTCTGGAGGAACTGTTTCGCATTATTGAAGAGCGAAATAATACATTTCAGTATGAAATATCTGTCAGTGTCATGGAAGTGTATAATGAACAAATACGAGATTTGTTGGTTTCAGAAGCACAGACAGGGGTGACCACCACAAAAAG GCTTGAAATAAAGCAAGTTGGTGAAGGAGTGCATCATGTTCCTGGACTAGTTGAGGCCCAGGTAAACAATATGAATGAGGTATGGGAAGTCTTGCAGACTGGGAGCAATTCAAGGGCAGTAGGATCTACAAATGCCAATGAGCACAGCAGCAGATCACATTG CATTCATTGTGTGATGGTAAAAGGGGAGAACTTGTTGAATGGGGAATGTACAAGGAGCAAGCTGTGGTTGATTGATCTTGCAGGGAGTGAGAGAATTGCGAAGACAGAGGTTCAAGGGGAACGGCTGAAAGAAACACAAAACATAAACAGATCACTCTCTGCACTTGGAGATGTGATATCTGCACTTGCAAATAAGAGCCCACACATTCCTTTTAG AAACTCAAAACTGACTCACTTGCTCCAAGACTCCTTAG GAGGAGATTCAAAGACACTGATGTTTGTACAGATCAGTCCTAATGAGAATGACGTTAGTGAGACTCTCTGCTCCTTAAATTTTGCTAGCCGAGTGCGAGGGATTGAGTTGGGTCCAGCAAAGAAGCAACTGGACAACACAGAGCTTTTGAAATATAAACAAATG GTTGAAAAGAATAAACaagaaatgaaaacaaaagaTTTCCAAGTTAAGAAGATGGAAGACACAGTTCATGGTCTGGAGATGAAGATGAAAGAGAAAGATCTTAAAGTTAAGAGCCTCCAGGATAAG ATTAAGGAAATGGAGTCACAACTTCTAGTAGAGAGGAAACTAGCGAGGCAACAAGTGGACTCTAGAATTGCTGAACAGCTacagcaacaacaacatttAAGACAACAGCATGAAGATCAAAATTCTTCAAGGCCTCCATTTGCAACCAAAACTACTCTAGCTCCAAAGACCTCCTATGATGAGAACAAAAGCCAAATCAATCTCCCAAAACCACTTTCTGAGAACAATAATTACAAACTCTCAGTGGATCCTCTCCTTAAGCAGAATGACTTAGCAGAAAAAGAAGACAAGGAAAATAACCCTGGGATTGAACAGCTATTAATGCCAAAACGGGCTTGGAGAGCTTCTTTATGCCCAACTGTACATAAATTACCAGCCACATCAGCCCCGAGGCGCAACTCTTTAATCCCATTGCCAAGTGTTACCGGGGCAGCCAAGTTGCCACTTCCATTTTTACCATTGGCACCAATTCAAGCAAATGAGGAGGATGATGTTGGCAATGCTAAAGGCAAATGCTTACCTGAACCAGTGCCGGGGGATAGTCCTACAGatcaaaaaattgaaagtaaGAAACTGCACAGTGCTTTAAGACGTAGCATTCAAAAGAGAATACAAATGAAGTCCCCAATGCAACATATCAGAAGAGGAGGAGGATTGAATTTGGGAACGGAGAAAGTTAGAATTTCTATAGGAAGTAGGAGGGTGGCTCATAGAGTGTTACTTGGTAATGCTAGAAGAGGAGTAACAAAGGAAGGAGGGCTACAGAAACAAAGCCAAAGAGAAAAGGAGAGAGGGTGGAATATTGGAACAGCCACAAGAGGAGCAGTTTTGTGA
- the LOC116016559 gene encoding leucine-rich repeat receptor-like serine/threonine-protein kinase At1g17230, which translates to MESQRNFRAQKCLLFMFLISMVCSLTESLNEEGITLLEFKSSLLDPNNNLQSWNSSGFLNPCNWAGIACNGDHKVTSVHLHGLYLSGSLSSTICELPALIEFNISANFISGHIPDFGHCQNLEVLDLCTNRLHDKFPSKFSDMLSLRKLYLCENYIYGEIDSEIGNLTLLEELVIYSNNLTGRIPNSISKLKKLRIVRAGRNCFSGRVPAEISECESLQILGLAENRLEGSFPVELQRLENLTNLILRSNSLSGAIPAEIGNFSHLEVLALHDNSFTGPLPKELGKLAMLKRFYLYRNHLNGTIPWEIGNCSSATEIDFSENHLGGIIPKSLGRVSNLQLLHLFENLLHGSIPRELGELKHLRKLDLSINNLTGRIPLEFQNLEFLENIQLFDNHLEGTIPPLLGLKTNLSFLDMSRNNLIGSIPPKLCWFQKLSFLSLGSNKLSGNIPRGLKTCKSLEQMMLGDNLLTGTLSVELCKLQNLSALELYQNRFTGLLPSDIGNFSRLERFLLSNNYFFGHIPPEIRKLVRLVTFNVSSNRLSGGIPHELGDCIRLQRLDLSKNWFTGNLPDTLGLLVNLELLKLSDNRLNGEIPYTLGELVRLTDLQMGGNLFSGEIPIELGRLTALQISLNISHNALTGSIPANLGNLQMLISLYLNDNQLTGEIPGSIGELMSLNVCNLSNNNLIGAVPNTPVFRRMDSSNFAGNVGLCKLDSPNCFPSTTPLTVSNPSWMKKASYREKVILICSAVVGLVSLVFIAGVCWMMKSHTKALVLVENQAKTDVLEEYHFPRKRYSFQDLVMGTEDFSESAIIGRGACGVVYKAVMTDGEVIAVKKLKSRGEGGSLENSFTAELSILGNICHRNIVKLYGYCHHQDCNLLLYEYMENGSLGEILRGNKETRTLLNWNDRYKIGLGAAEGLCYLHHDCKPQIIHRDIKSNNILLDESLEPHVGDFGLAKLIDLPYSKSMSAVAGSYGYIAPEYAYTMKVTEKSDIYSFGVVLLELITGSSPVQHIEQGGDLVTWVRKSVHEGVSFSDIFDKRLDLSSGSTIEEMSLVLKIALFCTNISPLNRPTMREVVAMLIDAKEATNNSLPSPTSETPLDDAHSNEGIIACKSILPAIFSSSKISL; encoded by the exons TGTCTGCTTTTTATGTTCTTGATTTCTATGGTTTGCAGCCTCACAGAATCTCTGAATGAGGAGGGAATCACACTTTTGGAGTTCAAAAGCTCCCTTTTGGACCCAAACAACAATCTGCAGAGCTGGAATTCTTCAGGCTTCTTGAATCCCTGCAATTGGGCTGGTATAGCATGCAATGGTGATCACAAGGTAACTTCTGTACACCTTCATGGCCTCTATCTATCTGGTAGCTTATCTTCAACAATCTGCGAGCTTCCCGCTTTGATTGAATTCAACATCTCAGCAAATTTCATTTCTGGCCATATTCCTGATTTTGGCCATTGCCAAAATCTTGAGGTTTTAGACCTCTGCACCAATAGACTCCATGATAAATTCCCTTCCAAGTTCTCTGATATGCTCTCCCTCAGGAAGCTTTACCTGTGTGAGAATTATATCTATGGAGAAATCGATTCAGAGATCGGAAACTTAACTTTGCTTGAGGAGCTTGTAATTTACAGTAATAATCTCACTGGAAGGATTCCAAACTCAATAAGTAAACTGAAAAAGCTTAGGATTGTGAGGGCAGGGAGGAATTGTTTCTCAGGTAGAGTTCCTGCAGAGATTAGTGAATGTGAGAGTTTACAGATCCTTGGACTGGCAGAGAATAGGCTAGAGGGGTCTTTTCCTGTAGAGCTTCAGAGGCTTGAGAATCTCACTAACTTGATCCTTCGCTCGAATTCGTTGTCTGGTGCAATTCCTGCTGAAATTGGGAATTTCAGTCACCTGGAAGTGCTTGCACTCCATGATAATTCCTTCACCGGGCCGCTCCCCAAAGAGCTGGGGAAGTTAGCCATGCTAAAAAGATTCTACCTTTACAGAAACCATTTGAATGGAACAATTCCTTGGGAAATTGGGAACTGTTCTAGTGCCACTGAGATAGACTTCTCTGAGAATCACTTGGGTGGGATTATTCCAAAATCGTTGGGCCGAGTTTCTAATCTCCAGCTGCTTCATCTTTTCGAAAACCTCTTACATGGAAGTATCCCAAGAGAGCTTGGAGAGCTGAAGCACCTCAGGAAGTTGGATTTATCCATAAACAATTTGACAGGTAGGATCCCTTTAGAGTTTCAGAATCTCGAGTTCTTGGAAAATATACAACTTTTCGACAATCATCTTGAAGGAACTATCCCCCCGTTACTCGGGCTGAAAACCAACCTGTCTTTTCTTGACATGTCAAGGAACAATCTGATAGGAAGCATCCCTCCAAAGCTCTGTTGGTTCCAGAAACTGAGCTTTCTGAGCCTTGGCTCCAATAAGTTGTCGGGAAACATTCCTCGTGGCCTAAAAACTTGCAAGTCTCTGGAGCAGATGATGCTGGGAGATAACCTGCTCACCGGTACTCTTTCTGTTGAGCTGTGCAAACTCCAGAATCTTTCGGCTCTCGAGCTGTATCAAAACCGGTTTACTGGACTGTTACCCTCAGATATCGGCAATTTTAGCAGACTGGAAAGGTTTCTCTTGTCAAATAACTACTTTTTTGGGCATATCCCTCCTGAGATTAGGAAACTTGTGAGGCTTGTTACTTTCAATGTCTCCTCAAACAGGCTATCTGGGGGGATTCCTCATGAGTTGGGTGATTGTATTAGGCTTCAGAGGCTTGATCTTAGCAAAAACTGGTTTACTGGGAACCTCCCAGATACATTAGGCCTGTTAGTGAATTTGGAATTGCTTAAGCTATCAGATAACAGATTAAATGGGGAGATTCCATATACATTGGGGGAGCTTGTAAGACTAACTGATCTGCAAATGGGGGGCAATTTATTTTCTGGCGAAATCCCTATTGAGCTCGGTCGACTCACAGCCCTTCAAATTTCTCTCAACATCAGCCATAATGCTCTCACTGGATCAATCCCAGCCAACCTGGGAAACTTGCAGATGCTTATATCACTCTACTTGAATGACAACCAACTAACAGGTGAAATTCCCGGTTCGATAGGTGAGCTGATGAGCCTCAATGTCTGCAACCTTTCCAACAATAACCTGATAGGAGCAGTACCAAACACCCCCGTGTTTCGAAGAATGGACTCGAGCAATTTTGCTGGGAATGTAGGGCTGTGCAAGCTGGATTCACCGAATTGCTTCCCCTCAACAACCCCATTAACGGTTTCGAATCCAAGCTGGATGAAGAAAGCTTCATACAGAGAAAAAGTAATCCTCATATGCTCAGCTGTTGTTGGACTGGTTTCTTTGGTCTTCATTGCTGGTGTTTGTTGGATGATGAAGAGCCACACGAAAGCCCTCGTCCTAGTAGAAAATCAAGCCAAAACCGACGTCTTGGAGGAATATCACTTCCCCAGAAAAAGATACAGTTTTCAGGACCTTGTTATGGGCACTGAGGATTTCTCAGAAAGTGCTATCATAGGAAGAGGAGCCTGTGGTGTTGTCTACAAGGCTGTAATGACTGATGGAGAAGTAATTGCTGTGAAAAAGCTGAAATCCCGCGGAGAAGGAGGGAGCTTAGAAAACAGCTTCACTGCAGAGTTATCGATACTCGGGAATATCTGTCACAGAAATATTGTGAAACTCTATGGTTACTGCCACCACCAAGACTGCAATCTTCTCTTGTATGAGTACATGGAAAATGGAAGCCTCGGGGAAATTCTTCGTGGGAATAAGGAAACTCGAACGCTGCTGAACTGGAATGACAGATACAAGATTGGTCTTGGAGCAGCTGAGGGCCTATGTTACCTCCACCATGATTGTAAGCCCCAAATCATCCACCGCGACATAAAATCAAACAATATCTTATTGGATGAATCGCTCGAGCCACATGTAGGAGACTTTGGCTTGGCAAAGCTAATCGACTTGCCATACTCGAAATCAATGTCAGCTGTGGCTGGTTCatatggctacattgcgcccg AATATGCTTACACAATGAAAGTGACAGAGAAATCTGATATATATAGTTTCGGGGTCGTTCTGCTGGAACTAATCACGGGAAGCTCCCCGGTTCAACACATCGAGCAAGGAGGAGATCTAGTGACTTGGGTGAGAAAATCAGTTCACGAAGGAGTGTCGTTCTCTGATATCTTTGACAAAAGGCTCGATCTTAGTTCGGGAAGCACGATTGAGGAGATGTCTTTAGTTCTCAAGATTGCATTGTTTTGTACCAATATATCTCCTCTCAATAGGCCAACAATGAGAGAGGTGGTTGCGATGCTGATCGACGCTAAGGAAGCAACGAATAATTCGCTGCCCTCTCCAACATCAGAAACTCCTTTAGATGATGCCCATTCTAATGAAGGTATCATAGCTTGCAAATCAATCCTCCCTGCAATATTTTCATCAAGTAAAATTAGCCTGTAG